In Selenomonas sp. TAMA-11512, a genomic segment contains:
- a CDS encoding PTS sugar transporter subunit IIB, whose product MINIITVCGNGIGSSLMLKMKIEEICEESGIAARVESLDFNAAQGASADLIITVKELAYQFEGKNVGVVRSYINKKKIKEDVLELLQSTAAEKEA is encoded by the coding sequence ATGATCAATATTATTACGGTCTGCGGAAACGGTATCGGGAGCAGCCTCATGCTCAAGATGAAGATCGAGGAAATCTGCGAGGAAAGCGGCATCGCCGCCCGCGTGGAATCGCTCGACTTCAACGCGGCACAGGGTGCTTCCGCCGATCTCATCATCACGGTGAAGGAGCTCGCCTACCAGTTTGAGGGCAAGAACGTCGGCGTTGTTCGCAGTTACATCAACAAGAAGAAGATCAAGGAGGACGTCTTGGAGCTCCTCCAATCGACAGCAGCAGAAAAGGAGGCGTAA
- the speB gene encoding agmatinase encodes MLNKNVETFLGCDSEYADARIVLFGAPFDSTTSFRPGTRFASRTMRAESYGLETYSPGLDLDMEDASVFDGGDLDLPMGSTELALQGIEDFVRPVIADGKRPFMIGGEHLVSLPVIRALHERYPELHVIHLDAHTDLRDEYLGVRLSHASVMRRAWDILGDGRISQFGIRSGERAEFEWAKAHTNLTKFDFTGLASKLADLMGKPVYVTLDLDVLDPSVFPGTGTPEAGGVTFLELLHALHQIFRLNRIVGCDMVELSPHYDQSGVSTAVALKLLREMLLMMEAPHLQEAVMI; translated from the coding sequence ATGTTGAATAAGAATGTCGAGACATTTCTGGGGTGTGATTCTGAGTACGCGGATGCGCGCATTGTGCTCTTCGGTGCTCCGTTTGATTCGACGACCTCATTTCGTCCCGGAACGCGCTTTGCGAGCCGAACAATGCGCGCGGAGTCGTATGGACTCGAGACGTACAGCCCGGGGCTGGACCTGGATATGGAGGACGCCTCCGTCTTTGACGGGGGAGACCTGGATCTGCCGATGGGCAGCACGGAGCTTGCTCTGCAGGGGATTGAGGATTTTGTAAGACCTGTTATCGCTGACGGGAAGCGGCCCTTCATGATCGGCGGCGAGCACCTCGTCTCACTGCCCGTCATTCGCGCGCTGCATGAACGGTATCCGGAGCTTCACGTCATCCATCTCGACGCGCATACCGATCTTCGGGACGAATACCTTGGCGTGCGCCTGTCGCACGCATCCGTCATGCGACGCGCTTGGGATATTCTGGGTGACGGGCGCATCTCTCAATTCGGCATCCGCAGCGGTGAGCGAGCGGAGTTCGAGTGGGCGAAAGCGCACACGAACCTCACGAAATTCGACTTTACGGGGCTTGCCTCAAAGCTTGCGGATCTCATGGGAAAGCCTGTCTACGTAACACTTGATCTGGATGTGCTGGATCCGAGTGTATTCCCGGGGACGGGGACACCGGAGGCGGGAGGCGTGACATTCCTGGAGCTGCTGCACGCTCTGCATCAGATCTTCCGGCTGAACCGAATTGTCGGCTGCGATATGGTGGAGCTGTCACCGCACTACGATCAGAGCGGAGTCTCAACCGCCGTCGCGCTGAAGCTTCTGCGCGAGATGCTGTTGATGATGGAGGCGCCGCATCTGCAGGAAGCTGTCATGATATAG
- the speE gene encoding polyamine aminopropyltransferase, producing MELWFTEKHTPHVGFSIHVERQIYSGKSEFQRIDIFESAEYGRFLTIDGYMMLTEKDEFIYHEMITHPAMCVHPHPKDVLVIGGGDGGTVREVLRYPSVGHVDLVEIDELVVTACREYLPQTADALADPRVHFHFEDGLRFIRQPQDAYDVIIVDSTDPFGPGEGLFTKEFYGNCFKALRGDGIMVNQHESPFYREDAYAMQRAHKRIKESFPISRVYQAHIPSYPSGHWLFGFASKKYHPVSDANFEAWKTLGLRTKYYNTNLHRGAFALPTYVEELLKDVE from the coding sequence ATGGAGCTGTGGTTTACCGAAAAGCACACACCGCATGTCGGCTTTTCCATTCATGTGGAGAGGCAGATCTACTCCGGGAAAAGCGAGTTTCAGCGCATCGATATATTTGAATCCGCCGAATACGGACGATTCCTGACGATTGACGGCTACATGATGCTGACGGAAAAGGATGAGTTCATCTACCATGAGATGATCACACACCCCGCGATGTGCGTGCATCCGCATCCGAAGGATGTCCTTGTCATCGGCGGCGGAGACGGCGGTACCGTACGCGAAGTGCTCCGTTATCCGAGCGTTGGGCACGTGGATTTGGTCGAGATCGATGAGCTGGTCGTGACGGCATGCAGGGAGTATTTACCGCAGACGGCGGATGCGCTCGCGGATCCGCGCGTACATTTTCACTTTGAGGACGGACTTCGATTTATCCGCCAGCCGCAGGACGCCTACGATGTGATCATTGTGGATTCCACGGATCCCTTCGGGCCGGGGGAAGGCCTCTTCACGAAGGAGTTCTACGGCAATTGCTTTAAGGCGCTCCGCGGAGACGGCATCATGGTCAATCAGCATGAGAGCCCCTTCTACAGGGAAGATGCCTATGCCATGCAGAGAGCGCATAAGCGCATAAAGGAATCGTTCCCCATCAGTCGCGTCTATCAGGCGCATATCCCGAGTTACCCGTCAGGGCATTGGCTCTTCGGCTTTGCTTCAAAGAAGTACCATCCTGTCAGCGATGCGAATTTTGAAGCATGGAAGACACTCGGTTTGCGGACAAAATACTATAATACCAACTTGCACCGGGGGGCTTTTGCGCTGCCCACCTATGTAGAGGAGCTATTGAAAGATGTTGAATAA
- a CDS encoding PTS ascorbate transporter subunit IIC: protein MDILEFLRDVLSQPALLIGLMSFVGLVALRRPAHKVMTGTLKPILGYLMLSAGAGVIVANLDPLGKMIETGFHITGVVPNNEAVTSVAQKMLGVETMSILVTGLIFNLIIARFTKYKYVFLTGHHSFFMACLLSAVLGASGFSGTQLILVGGFILGAWSSISPAIGQHYTMKVTEGDEIAMGHFGSLGYYLSAWAGKFAGKPEDSTEKIEIPEKWGFLRDTTVSTALTMMVIYLIAAIAAGPTYVATLSGSMSPFLFALIAALQFAVGVTVVYAGVRMILGDLIPAFQGVATKIIPNAIPAVDCAVFFTYAPTAVVIGFLSSFIGGIIGMLILGAIGGVLIIPGLVPHFFCGATAGIFGNATGGRRGAVFGAFINGLAITFLPALLLPVLGSLGFQNTTFGDADFGVLGIVIGQASNAIGMTGVYAIIGILLAILIIPSLIKTKSNVINYYEEEE from the coding sequence ATGGATATTTTGGAATTTTTGCGTGATGTGCTCTCGCAGCCCGCGCTCTTAATCGGTCTCATGTCCTTTGTCGGACTTGTCGCTCTGCGGCGTCCCGCACACAAGGTCATGACGGGAACCCTGAAGCCGATCCTGGGCTATCTCATGCTCAGCGCAGGTGCGGGCGTCATCGTCGCGAACCTCGACCCGCTCGGCAAGATGATCGAGACGGGCTTCCACATCACGGGCGTCGTGCCGAACAATGAGGCCGTCACGTCCGTTGCACAGAAAATGCTCGGCGTCGAGACGATGAGTATTCTTGTCACCGGTCTTATCTTTAACTTAATCATTGCGCGCTTTACGAAGTACAAATACGTCTTCCTGACAGGTCATCACAGCTTTTTCATGGCGTGCCTTCTCTCCGCCGTTCTCGGCGCTTCGGGCTTCAGCGGCACGCAGCTCATCCTCGTGGGCGGCTTTATCCTAGGCGCATGGAGCTCCATCTCTCCCGCAATCGGTCAGCACTACACGATGAAGGTCACGGAAGGCGACGAGATTGCCATGGGGCATTTCGGCAGCCTCGGCTACTACCTCTCCGCCTGGGCTGGAAAGTTTGCCGGAAAACCGGAGGACAGCACGGAGAAGATCGAGATTCCGGAGAAATGGGGCTTCCTGCGTGACACAACGGTATCGACGGCCCTCACCATGATGGTCATTTACCTCATTGCGGCGATTGCGGCAGGCCCGACTTACGTCGCTACTCTTTCCGGATCGATGTCGCCCTTCCTTTTCGCTCTGATTGCCGCGCTCCAGTTCGCTGTCGGCGTCACCGTCGTCTACGCCGGTGTTCGCATGATCCTCGGCGATCTCATCCCCGCGTTCCAAGGCGTCGCAACAAAGATCATCCCGAACGCGATTCCTGCCGTGGACTGCGCCGTCTTCTTCACCTATGCGCCGACAGCCGTTGTCATCGGCTTCCTCAGCTCCTTTATCGGCGGCATCATCGGCATGCTCATCCTGGGCGCGATTGGCGGCGTACTCATCATTCCGGGCCTCGTGCCTCACTTCTTCTGCGGAGCGACGGCGGGCATCTTCGGCAACGCGACGGGCGGCAGGCGCGGCGCCGTATTCGGTGCGTTCATCAACGGTCTTGCGATCACCTTCCTGCCGGCTCTCCTGCTCCCCGTCCTCGGCTCGCTCGGCTTCCAGAACACGACGTTCGGCGATGCGGACTTCGGTGTGCTCGGCATAGTCATCGGACAGGCGTCGAACGCGATCGGCATGACGGGCGTCTACGCAATCATCGGCATCCTCCTCGCCATACTCATCATCCCCTCTCTTATCAAGACGAAGTCGAACGTCATCAACTACTATGAGGAAGAGGAATGA
- a CDS encoding saccharopine dehydrogenase family protein, whose protein sequence is MGKVLIIGAGGVAGVAVHKCVQNSEVFEEVCIASRTKSKCDALKEVLDGRGVKITTAQVDADNVDELIALMEKEKPDVVLNLALPYQDLTIMDACLATKTHYVDTANYEPEDTAKFEYKWQWAYRKRFEEAGITALLGSGFDPGVTGVFSAYALKHEFDEINYIDILDCNAGDHGYPFATNFNPEINIREVSAKGSYWEDGHWVETEPMEIKRVYDFPEVGKKDMYLLHHEELESLAINIPGIKRIRFFMTFGESYLTHLKCLENVGMTSIEPILYEGKEIIPLQFLKAVLPDPASLGPRTKGKTNIGCIFRGKKDGREKTYYLYNVCDHEACYREVGSQAVSYTTGVPAMIGAMLVMNGTWQKPGVYNVEEFDPDPYMDALNRWGLPWVEDRNPVLVED, encoded by the coding sequence ATGGGAAAAGTGTTAATCATCGGTGCCGGCGGCGTCGCCGGCGTTGCCGTCCACAAGTGTGTACAGAACAGCGAAGTCTTTGAGGAAGTCTGCATCGCCAGCCGGACGAAGTCCAAGTGTGACGCGCTCAAGGAAGTGCTTGACGGCAGGGGTGTGAAAATCACAACGGCACAGGTCGATGCGGACAACGTCGACGAACTCATCGCGCTTATGGAGAAAGAGAAGCCCGATGTCGTATTGAATCTTGCTCTGCCGTATCAGGATCTCACCATCATGGATGCGTGCCTGGCGACGAAGACGCACTACGTCGATACGGCGAACTATGAGCCGGAGGACACGGCGAAATTCGAGTACAAGTGGCAGTGGGCGTATCGTAAGCGCTTTGAAGAAGCCGGCATTACGGCTTTGCTTGGCAGCGGATTTGATCCGGGTGTCACGGGCGTGTTTTCCGCCTATGCGCTGAAGCATGAGTTTGACGAGATCAACTACATCGATATCCTGGACTGCAATGCGGGGGATCATGGCTATCCCTTCGCGACGAACTTCAATCCCGAGATCAACATACGCGAGGTCTCGGCAAAGGGAAGCTACTGGGAAGACGGCCATTGGGTCGAGACGGAACCCATGGAGATCAAGAGGGTCTACGACTTCCCCGAGGTCGGCAAAAAGGATATGTATCTCCTGCACCATGAGGAGCTTGAGTCCCTGGCGATCAATATCCCCGGCATCAAGCGCATCCGCTTCTTCATGACCTTCGGCGAGAGCTATCTCACGCATCTCAAGTGCCTGGAGAACGTCGGCATGACGTCGATTGAGCCTATCCTGTACGAGGGGAAGGAGATCATTCCGCTCCAGTTCCTGAAGGCAGTGCTGCCCGATCCGGCGAGCCTCGGACCGCGCACGAAGGGCAAGACGAACATCGGCTGCATCTTCCGTGGGAAAAAGGACGGCAGGGAAAAGACGTATTACCTTTATAATGTCTGCGATCACGAGGCGTGCTATCGGGAAGTCGGGTCGCAGGCCGTCTCGTATACGACGGGAGTTCCCGCCATGATCGGAGCTATGCTTGTCATGAACGGCACCTGGCAGAAGCCGGGCGTCTACAACGTCGAGGAATTTGACCCGGATCCCTATATGGATGCGCTCAACAGGTGGGGCCTTCCTTGGGTTGAGGACCGCAATCCCGTATTGGTTGAGGACTGA
- a CDS encoding carbohydrate kinase family protein gives MSRAAFDIVGIGASTLDILTAVENFPTKREVHEARAVKMEGGGPVATALAAAAKLGAACQMLDELGDDAIGLAIQADFQKYGVDTSGLHFLTGSSSAVASLMVNRAGDRAIYFQRGGTEALSPEARAGILSRIPHAKVLHINGRHMDILDEAIRAARAAGAAISFDGGADRYREETRRLAEQADICIVARDFAEKYTGLTDCAEMVRALFTKHTKIAGVTDGARGSYLMERGGDVIRQRAYPVEHVIDTTGCGDSYHGAFLYAYTHGRSAAEAARLAAAVAAMNTRALGGRSALPTLQEVEAFLKAANTRSM, from the coding sequence ATGAGCAGAGCCGCGTTTGACATTGTCGGCATCGGAGCGTCTACTCTCGACATTCTGACGGCAGTGGAGAATTTCCCCACCAAGCGTGAAGTGCACGAAGCACGTGCGGTCAAAATGGAGGGCGGCGGTCCCGTCGCGACGGCGCTCGCGGCGGCGGCAAAGCTCGGCGCGGCCTGCCAGATGCTCGACGAGCTCGGAGATGACGCCATCGGACTCGCCATTCAGGCGGACTTTCAAAAATACGGCGTCGATACGAGCGGTCTTCACTTTTTGACCGGATCCTCCTCTGCCGTCGCAAGCCTCATGGTAAACAGGGCAGGCGACCGTGCCATCTACTTTCAGCGCGGAGGGACGGAGGCTCTGTCTCCCGAGGCGCGAGCCGGCATTCTGTCGCGCATCCCTCATGCCAAGGTGCTTCACATCAACGGGCGTCATATGGATATTCTTGATGAGGCGATACGCGCGGCGCGCGCAGCCGGCGCTGCCATTTCCTTTGACGGCGGGGCAGACCGCTACCGCGAGGAAACACGCAGGCTTGCCGAACAAGCGGACATCTGCATCGTCGCGCGCGACTTCGCGGAAAAGTACACGGGTCTCACGGACTGCGCCGAAATGGTGCGCGCTTTGTTCACGAAGCATACGAAAATTGCCGGTGTGACCGACGGCGCACGCGGCTCCTACCTCATGGAACGCGGAGGCGATGTTATCCGCCAGCGTGCCTATCCGGTCGAACACGTCATCGACACGACAGGCTGCGGCGACAGTTACCACGGTGCGTTTCTCTACGCGTACACGCACGGGCGGAGCGCCGCGGAGGCGGCACGCCTTGCCGCCGCTGTCGCGGCAATGAACACGCGTGCCCTGGGCGGCAGGAGCGCCCTGCCAACCCTGCAGGAGGTTGAGGCCTTTCTGAAAGCAGCCAACACCCGCTCCATGTAA
- the nspC gene encoding carboxynorspermidine decarboxylase, with translation MYPSVPTPFYMISEAKLIKNLEILAGIQRDTGASILLAQKAFSAYYFYPLVAKYLAGTAASGLYEARLAHEIIPETENHVFSPAFKDEDFEALLDISDHFVFNSFSQWKKFKDRAIAEKKICGLRINPEHSTQETAIYDPCSPGSRLGIRISDFVRGAEEVGLDGITGLHFHTLCEQGAEPLAETLDAVETKFGKYLTDMKWINFGGGHHITRPGYDIELLKACIRRMRDKYRLKVYIEPGEAIAYHAGCLVAQVLDFVTAGDGREIAILDTSAACHMPDVIEMPYRPPVKDSGMPEEKAHTYRFAGPTCLAGDTIGEYSFDAPLAIGSRIVFEDMAIYTMVKNNTFNGMPLPAIMAEHADGRIETVRKFGYEDFKMRLS, from the coding sequence ATGTACCCTTCCGTTCCAACTCCGTTCTACATGATCTCTGAGGCAAAGCTCATCAAAAATCTGGAGATCCTTGCCGGCATTCAGCGTGATACAGGCGCGAGCATCCTGCTCGCGCAGAAGGCCTTCTCCGCGTATTACTTCTATCCGCTTGTCGCGAAGTATCTGGCAGGTACCGCGGCCAGCGGACTCTATGAGGCGCGCCTTGCGCACGAGATCATCCCCGAGACGGAGAATCACGTCTTCTCTCCCGCCTTTAAGGACGAGGACTTTGAAGCTCTGCTCGACATCTCCGATCACTTTGTCTTCAATTCCTTTTCGCAGTGGAAGAAGTTTAAGGACAGAGCGATTGCCGAGAAGAAGATCTGCGGTCTGCGCATCAATCCGGAGCACTCTACGCAGGAGACTGCCATATACGATCCCTGCTCTCCGGGGTCGAGGCTAGGCATACGCATTTCCGACTTCGTGCGCGGGGCTGAGGAAGTCGGGCTTGACGGCATCACGGGACTTCACTTCCATACGCTCTGTGAGCAAGGAGCCGAGCCTTTGGCAGAAACGCTCGACGCCGTCGAGACAAAGTTCGGCAAATACCTGACGGATATGAAGTGGATCAACTTTGGCGGCGGACATCACATCACCCGTCCCGGCTATGACATCGAGCTCTTGAAAGCGTGCATTCGGAGGATGCGGGACAAGTATCGGCTCAAGGTCTACATCGAGCCGGGCGAGGCGATCGCTTACCATGCAGGCTGTCTCGTCGCGCAAGTCCTCGACTTCGTGACCGCCGGTGACGGCAGAGAGATCGCGATACTGGATACCTCGGCAGCCTGCCATATGCCGGACGTCATAGAGATGCCGTATCGGCCGCCTGTCAAAGACAGCGGCATGCCGGAGGAAAAGGCACACACGTATCGCTTTGCGGGGCCTACCTGTCTGGCGGGCGATACCATCGGCGAGTATTCCTTTGACGCACCGCTTGCCATAGGGTCACGCATCGTGTTTGAAGATATGGCCATCTATACGATGGTGAAGAACAACACGTTCAACGGTATGCCGCTGCCGGCCATCATGGCGGAACACGCAGACGGGCGCATTGAGACCGTCAGGAAATTCGGCTATGAGGATTTTAAGATGCGGCTGTCGTAA
- a CDS encoding aminotransferase class I/II-fold pyridoxal phosphate-dependent enzyme has protein sequence MPILEALDRFKTMRMVPFDVPGHKRGRGNPELTDFLGEACLSVDVNSMKMLDNLCHPVSVIREAEQLAAEAFSAAHAFFMVGGTTSSVQAMVLTACKCGDKIILPRNVHRSVINAMILCGAIPVYVNPQTDRRLGISLGMRLSDVEAAIAEHPDAKAVFVNNPTYYGICSNLQRLAELAHAHGMLLLADEAHGTHFYFHEGLPTPAMRAGADMASISMHKSGGSLTQSSILLIGERVHAGYVHQIINLTQTTSASYLLLSSLDVSRRNMAIRGHSSIEKVIRLVEYAREEINAIGGYYAYSGELINGDSIYDFDRTKLSIFTRAVGLAGIEVYDLLRDEYDIQTEFGDIGNLLAYISIGDRPKDIERLVSALAEIKRNYRKNPTGMLESEYISPVVAMGPQEAFYAEKESLPITETEGRVCSEFVMCYPPGIPILAPGERVTQDILTYIRYAKKKGCSMTGPEDMEIRRLNVVKEG, from the coding sequence ATGCCCATCCTCGAGGCGCTGGATCGTTTTAAGACAATGCGGATGGTACCCTTTGACGTGCCGGGGCACAAGCGCGGCCGAGGAAATCCGGAGCTGACCGATTTCCTAGGCGAAGCGTGTCTTTCCGTGGATGTCAATTCGATGAAGATGCTGGACAATCTCTGTCATCCCGTCTCCGTCATACGAGAAGCTGAGCAGCTTGCGGCAGAGGCATTCAGCGCGGCGCATGCCTTCTTTATGGTCGGAGGGACGACCTCTTCCGTACAGGCGATGGTACTGACTGCCTGCAAGTGTGGAGATAAGATCATCCTGCCGCGCAATGTCCATCGCAGCGTCATTAATGCAATGATTCTGTGCGGTGCGATTCCTGTCTATGTGAATCCGCAGACGGACCGGCGTTTGGGCATATCTTTGGGAATGCGCCTTTCGGATGTGGAGGCCGCGATCGCGGAGCATCCGGATGCAAAAGCCGTCTTCGTCAACAATCCGACCTATTATGGTATCTGCTCCAACCTGCAAAGGCTTGCGGAGCTCGCTCATGCGCATGGGATGCTGCTCCTGGCGGATGAGGCGCACGGGACGCATTTTTACTTCCATGAGGGACTGCCGACACCGGCTATGCGCGCAGGCGCGGACATGGCGTCGATCAGTATGCACAAATCCGGCGGGTCCCTGACGCAGAGCTCAATCCTCCTCATCGGTGAGCGCGTCCATGCGGGGTATGTGCATCAGATCATCAATCTTACGCAGACGACAAGCGCGTCCTACCTCTTGCTGTCGAGCCTCGACGTGTCGCGCCGCAATATGGCGATACGGGGGCACAGCTCGATAGAAAAGGTCATCCGGCTCGTCGAGTACGCGCGGGAGGAGATCAATGCGATCGGCGGCTACTATGCCTATAGCGGTGAACTCATCAACGGCGATTCAATCTATGATTTTGACCGCACGAAGCTCTCGATTTTCACGCGCGCTGTGGGACTTGCCGGCATTGAGGTCTATGACCTTCTGCGCGATGAATACGATATTCAGACCGAGTTCGGGGATATCGGCAATCTCCTTGCCTATATCTCCATCGGCGATCGCCCGAAGGACATTGAGCGTCTTGTTTCGGCGCTTGCCGAAATCAAGCGCAATTATCGCAAGAACCCGACGGGAATGCTCGAGAGCGAGTACATCAGCCCTGTGGTCGCCATGGGCCCGCAGGAGGCCTTTTACGCGGAGAAGGAGTCCCTGCCGATTACCGAGACGGAGGGCAGGGTATGCAGTGAGTTTGTCATGTGTTATCCGCCGGGCATTCCGATTCTGGCGCCGGGCGAGCGCGTGACGCAGGATATCCTGACCTACATTCGCTACGCGAAGAAAAAAGGCTGCTCCATGACGGGGCCTGAGGATATGGAGATCCGAAGGCTGAACGTGGTGAAGGAGGGCTAG